In Choristoneura fumiferana chromosome 21, NRCan_CFum_1, whole genome shotgun sequence, a single genomic region encodes these proteins:
- the LOC141439511 gene encoding protein prenyltransferase alpha subunit repeat-containing protein 1-like isoform X1, translating into MDEDKFALVEKILKDIDNILSKNADLSSFDIVPVDSNFKNKSPVLHVENCLGLESWCVKHVYMYCYSELMDKCFVKPKRKTPKSSVNSERLAQLLNVTLLLNPELNTFWNKRRELLLRCMLDREAELRFTRLVLSRKPKCNEAFAHRRWLLEAVMKDENLQTRDIETLISEELHICQLSSDKSPNNYHSWNHRMWLVNTVKHIEKKFNLASLYIKEYNFSEQWSSKHISDFSCFHYRQFCIRNIFTISNDNWKSCRSAIDVHLRKSFVHVLSLHFPKDVTVQASEEDLISYSEENLINLLLCYTTKNCDCVADHFLLCRKLEIFFHEMVLNSELLRFYKDHETLWYHRRFIVHEILSLMREHFGVVRLNGALVKNICRNCNRDDLNQKQAKIVRYDGNIIYSSVLFNVLISHEKGFIDERRNECDNYSDRHEKYLKFVEGLNNVM; encoded by the exons GTCTTCATTCGATATTGTTCCTGTGGATTCGAATTTTAAGAACAAATCGCCTGTGCTGCATGTGGAAAACTGTTTGGGCCTGGAATCTTGGTGTGTGAAGCATGTTTACATGTACTGCTACTCCGAACTTATGGATAAATGCTTTGTAAAACCGAAGCGGAAGACTCCAAAATCTTCTGTCAACTCTGAGAGACTGGCACAGCTTTTGAATGTGACTCTTCTTTTGAATCCCGAACTGAATACCTTTTGGAACAAACGTCGAGAGCTGCTACTTAGGTGTATGTTAGACAGAGAAGCTGAATTACGATTTACAAGACTAGTTTTGTCCAGAAAGCCAAAGTGTAATGAAGCATTTGCCCACAGGAGGTGGCTGTTGGAAGCTGTAATGAAAG aTGAAAATCTTCAAACCAGGGACATCGAAACGTTGATCAGTGAAGAACTCCACATTTGCCAACTGTCATCAGATAAAAGCCCAAACAATTACCACAGCTGGAACCACCGCATGTGGCTCGTAAATACTGTCaaacatattgaaaaaaaatttaacttagcCTCATTGTACATAAAGGAATATAATTTCTCCGAGCAATGGTCTTCGAAGCACATTTCAGACTTCAGTTGTTTCCACTACCGTCAATTCTGTATTCGTAACATTTTTACAATTTCAAATGACAACTGGAAATCATGTAGATCAGCTATAGATGTGCATCTCCGTAAAAGTTTCGTACATGTTCTATCACTGCACTTTCCTAAAGACGTAACAGTACAGGCATCTGAAGAGGATTTAATATCATATTCTgaagaaaatttaattaatttactgcTCTGTTACACTACTAAAAATTGTGATTGCGTTGCAGACCATTTTCTTCTTTGCAGAAAGTTAGAGATATTCTTTCATGAAATGGTGTTAAATAGTGAGTTGCTCCGATTCTATAAAGACCATGAGACTTTGTGGTATCATCGTAGATTCATTGTTCATGAGATATTGTCCTTGATGCGCGAGCATTTCGGTGTTGTGCGGTTAAATGGTGCTTTAGTAAAAAACATTTGCCGCAATTGCAACCGAGatgatttaaatcaaaaacaaGCAAAAATTGTGCGGTATGAtggtaatattatttattcgaGTGTGCTCTTCAATGTCTTAATTAGTCATGAAAAAGGGTTTATAGATGAAAGGCGGAATGAATGTGATAATTATTCTGATAGGCacgaaaaatatttgaaatttgttgAGGGCCTAAATAATgttatgtaa
- the LOC141439511 gene encoding protein prenyltransferase alpha subunit repeat-containing protein 1-B-like isoform X2, giving the protein MYCYSELMDKCFVKPKRKTPKSSVNSERLAQLLNVTLLLNPELNTFWNKRRELLLRCMLDREAELRFTRLVLSRKPKCNEAFAHRRWLLEAVMKDENLQTRDIETLISEELHICQLSSDKSPNNYHSWNHRMWLVNTVKHIEKKFNLASLYIKEYNFSEQWSSKHISDFSCFHYRQFCIRNIFTISNDNWKSCRSAIDVHLRKSFVHVLSLHFPKDVTVQASEEDLISYSEENLINLLLCYTTKNCDCVADHFLLCRKLEIFFHEMVLNSELLRFYKDHETLWYHRRFIVHEILSLMREHFGVVRLNGALVKNICRNCNRDDLNQKQAKIVRYDGNIIYSSVLFNVLISHEKGFIDERRNECDNYSDRHEKYLKFVEGLNNVM; this is encoded by the exons ATGTACTGCTACTCCGAACTTATGGATAAATGCTTTGTAAAACCGAAGCGGAAGACTCCAAAATCTTCTGTCAACTCTGAGAGACTGGCACAGCTTTTGAATGTGACTCTTCTTTTGAATCCCGAACTGAATACCTTTTGGAACAAACGTCGAGAGCTGCTACTTAGGTGTATGTTAGACAGAGAAGCTGAATTACGATTTACAAGACTAGTTTTGTCCAGAAAGCCAAAGTGTAATGAAGCATTTGCCCACAGGAGGTGGCTGTTGGAAGCTGTAATGAAAG aTGAAAATCTTCAAACCAGGGACATCGAAACGTTGATCAGTGAAGAACTCCACATTTGCCAACTGTCATCAGATAAAAGCCCAAACAATTACCACAGCTGGAACCACCGCATGTGGCTCGTAAATACTGTCaaacatattgaaaaaaaatttaacttagcCTCATTGTACATAAAGGAATATAATTTCTCCGAGCAATGGTCTTCGAAGCACATTTCAGACTTCAGTTGTTTCCACTACCGTCAATTCTGTATTCGTAACATTTTTACAATTTCAAATGACAACTGGAAATCATGTAGATCAGCTATAGATGTGCATCTCCGTAAAAGTTTCGTACATGTTCTATCACTGCACTTTCCTAAAGACGTAACAGTACAGGCATCTGAAGAGGATTTAATATCATATTCTgaagaaaatttaattaatttactgcTCTGTTACACTACTAAAAATTGTGATTGCGTTGCAGACCATTTTCTTCTTTGCAGAAAGTTAGAGATATTCTTTCATGAAATGGTGTTAAATAGTGAGTTGCTCCGATTCTATAAAGACCATGAGACTTTGTGGTATCATCGTAGATTCATTGTTCATGAGATATTGTCCTTGATGCGCGAGCATTTCGGTGTTGTGCGGTTAAATGGTGCTTTAGTAAAAAACATTTGCCGCAATTGCAACCGAGatgatttaaatcaaaaacaaGCAAAAATTGTGCGGTATGAtggtaatattatttattcgaGTGTGCTCTTCAATGTCTTAATTAGTCATGAAAAAGGGTTTATAGATGAAAGGCGGAATGAATGTGATAATTATTCTGATAGGCacgaaaaatatttgaaatttgttgAGGGCCTAAATAATgttatgtaa